A region of Nitrospinota bacterium DNA encodes the following proteins:
- a CDS encoding HEPN domain-containing protein yields the protein MDIEKHIQYWSNSADEDFQVGKENLGNGRIRHGLFFIHLAVEKILKAHFCRNNRDMAPKSHNLTRLAELGKIEINDETLNVLADINAFNLEGRYPDSYAAPPTLEDAMIILDKVEKVFLWLKNQL from the coding sequence TAGCGCGGATGAGGATTTCCAGGTTGGGAAGGAAAATCTCGGGAATGGCAGAATCCGCCATGGGCTGTTTTTTATCCATCTTGCGGTGGAGAAAATTCTAAAAGCCCATTTTTGCCGCAACAATCGTGACATGGCGCCCAAAAGCCATAATTTGACGAGACTCGCCGAACTGGGGAAAATTGAAATCAACGACGAAACTTTGAACGTTCTGGCGGATATAAATGCGTTTAACCTTGAGGGGCGGTACCCGGATAGTTATGCGGCTCCGCCAACATTAGAGGACGCCATGATTATCCTCGATAAAGTGGAAAAGGTTTTTTTATGGTTGAAGAATCAATTATAA
- a CDS encoding nucleotidyltransferase domain-containing protein: MVEESIIKSVKGYLRDLTIHGVEVEFGVVFGSWAAGTATGMSDIDVIVVSPRFDKARARQDINLLWRVAARSDNRIEPIPCGKKQWFEDDASVIIEIARRGGELVYIH; this comes from the coding sequence ATGGTTGAAGAATCAATTATAAAATCCGTCAAAGGGTATCTGCGGGACCTTACAATCCACGGCGTTGAAGTGGAATTCGGGGTGGTGTTCGGGTCATGGGCGGCCGGGACCGCTACCGGCATGAGCGATATAGACGTTATCGTGGTATCCCCCCGTTTCGACAAGGCCAGAGCCCGCCAAGACATCAACCTGCTGTGGCGGGTAGCGGCGCGAAGCGACAATAGAATTGAACCCATACCTTGTGGGAAAAAGCAGTGGTTCGAAGACGACGCCAGTGTGATTATCGAGATCGCCAGACGTGGAGGGGAATTGGTGTATATACATTAG
- the larC gene encoding nickel pincer cofactor biosynthesis protein LarC has translation MTKVYLDCFSGISGDMVVGALLDAGLPLELLKERLASLPVEGYEISSARVKRCGVSAIKFGVDVDMSRQKGHRHYKDIVKLIESAQLALEVKETALRIFDIVAVAEGEVHGVDKEKVHFHEVGAVDSIVDIVGAAVGFHELGVTGVVCSAINTGSGMVMTEHGLLPVPAPATALILRGVPTYAEGPEKELTTPTGAAIAKALSANFGNRPLMTVGKVANGAGGHDFADRPNVLRMLFGESESSGYIHETLVEIETTIDDMNPQQYPVVMEKLFEAGALDVTYTPVFMKKGRPGVVFTALCPTALAGDVEKVFFVHTTTLGLRKRPVERVSLERNIVEADTPYGPVKVKIAYLPDGGRKIAPEYESVKEVAERSGAPFAEVYEAARSAKLD, from the coding sequence ATGACCAAAGTTTATCTGGACTGCTTTTCTGGAATCAGCGGCGACATGGTGGTGGGCGCCCTGCTGGACGCGGGATTGCCACTGGAACTTTTAAAAGAACGTCTCGCATCCCTGCCGGTTGAAGGATACGAAATATCCTCCGCCAGGGTCAAAAGATGCGGCGTGTCCGCCATAAAGTTCGGCGTGGACGTGGACATGTCCAGACAAAAGGGGCATCGCCATTACAAGGATATCGTGAAACTCATCGAGTCTGCCCAACTTGCGTTGGAAGTGAAAGAAACGGCGCTAAGGATATTTGACATCGTTGCGGTGGCGGAAGGTGAAGTTCACGGGGTGGACAAGGAGAAAGTGCACTTCCACGAGGTCGGAGCGGTGGACTCCATTGTGGATATCGTGGGCGCGGCTGTCGGGTTCCATGAACTGGGTGTCACCGGCGTTGTATGTTCGGCTATCAATACCGGCTCCGGCATGGTGATGACGGAACACGGCCTGTTGCCAGTTCCCGCGCCCGCCACGGCGCTTATTTTGCGCGGCGTTCCCACCTACGCCGAGGGGCCGGAGAAAGAGCTTACCACCCCCACAGGCGCGGCCATCGCCAAGGCGCTTTCGGCCAATTTCGGGAACCGGCCATTGATGACGGTGGGCAAAGTGGCAAACGGAGCCGGGGGACACGATTTTGCGGACAGGCCCAACGTGTTGCGAATGCTATTTGGCGAGTCGGAGAGCTCCGGCTATATTCACGAAACCCTGGTGGAGATCGAGACCACAATAGACGACATGAATCCCCAGCAATACCCCGTGGTGATGGAAAAGCTGTTCGAGGCCGGGGCGCTGGATGTGACTTATACCCCCGTGTTCATGAAAAAAGGAAGGCCGGGAGTGGTGTTTACCGCACTGTGCCCCACAGCTTTGGCGGGTGATGTGGAAAAGGTGTTTTTCGTCCACACCACTACGCTGGGGTTGAGGAAACGGCCTGTGGAGCGGGTGAGCCTTGAACGCAATATTGTGGAGGCGGATACACCCTATGGCCCTGTAAAAGTGAAAATAGCCTATTTGCCCGATGGGGGCAGGAAAATTGCGCCGGAATACGAATCGGTGAAAGAAGTAGCTGAGCGGAGCGGCGCGCCCTTTGCGGAAGTGTACGAGGCGGCAAGGAGCGCTAAACTGGATTAG
- the larB gene encoding nickel pincer cofactor biosynthesis protein LarB: MDEKTIKEILDRLQSKRITAAEAMRLLKSHSPVERLKFAQIDHHRAARQGFPEVVYCEGKSEKEAVEIIKRLTAKGHPTLATRASRGIYLKTKKFAKAAVYHERSRCITIEPKGGEKTGNVLVLSAGTSDIPVAEEAAVTAGIMGSKVTTIYDVGVAGIHRLFNHMDELHKARVIVVAAGMDGALASVVGGLTSRPVVAAPTSVGYGASFGGVSALLAMLNSCSAGVGVMNIDNGFGAGALAHRINTLPENVAGGR; this comes from the coding sequence ATGGACGAGAAAACCATTAAAGAAATATTGGACAGGCTTCAAAGCAAGCGCATAACCGCCGCAGAGGCGATGCGGCTCCTAAAAAGCCATTCCCCGGTGGAACGTTTGAAGTTCGCGCAAATAGACCATCACCGGGCGGCGCGCCAGGGTTTCCCCGAAGTTGTGTATTGCGAGGGGAAGAGTGAAAAAGAGGCGGTGGAAATAATAAAAAGGCTCACCGCCAAAGGGCATCCCACCCTGGCCACCCGGGCCTCGCGGGGGATATATCTCAAGACGAAAAAATTCGCCAAAGCCGCCGTGTATCACGAGCGGTCCCGCTGTATCACCATCGAGCCGAAAGGTGGGGAAAAAACCGGTAACGTGCTGGTTCTTTCCGCTGGCACGTCGGACATCCCCGTGGCGGAAGAGGCGGCGGTGACGGCTGGAATCATGGGTTCGAAAGTCACAACCATTTACGACGTGGGGGTGGCTGGAATACACCGGTTGTTCAACCATATGGACGAGTTGCATAAAGCCCGGGTGATAGTGGTGGCGGCGGGAATGGACGGCGCGCTTGCCTCGGTGGTTGGGGGGCTTACCTCCCGGCCCGTGGTGGCGGCGCCCACTTCGGTGGGGTATGGGGCCTCTTTTGGTGGCGTTTCCGCTTTGCTTGCCATGCTCAATTCATGTTCCGCCGGAGTGGGAGTGATGAATATAGACAACGGATTTGGCGCCGGGGCGCTGGCACACAGGATAAACACTTTGCCTGAAAATGTCGCAGGGGGACGATGA
- a CDS encoding NAD(P)-dependent glycerol-3-phosphate dehydrogenase — protein sequence MKQENCLFTGEAVAVIGAGAWGTAIAWALAMNGHIVRLYARRAEIANGINTSRENSVYLPGAILPDNLLATADMDEAVDGARLVFFAVPSQFMRAALKTFGKHAREDAIVVSAAKGVENESLSLPSEMIRQTLPGPVADRSCFLSGPTFAKELCRKSPTAATIASTDLESAKVAQSALSSSFFRLYVHNDIIGVELGGAVKNVMAIAAGIADGLGFGHNTRAALITRGLMEMSRLGVAMGGDPRTFMGLSGLGDLVLTCTGDLSRNRTVGLRLGQGETLKNILESTRSVAEGVATAISVKGLAQRHNVEMPIAGEVYSALYEGKDPRQAVLDLMARGLKSEF from the coding sequence ATGAAACAGGAAAATTGCTTGTTTACTGGCGAGGCGGTGGCGGTGATAGGCGCCGGGGCGTGGGGTACGGCCATTGCCTGGGCGCTGGCCATGAACGGCCACATAGTGCGGTTGTACGCCCGCCGGGCGGAAATCGCCAACGGCATTAACACCAGCCGCGAAAACAGCGTTTATCTGCCCGGGGCTATTTTGCCGGACAATCTCCTGGCAACGGCGGACATGGACGAGGCTGTGGATGGGGCCAGGCTGGTGTTCTTCGCCGTGCCCTCCCAGTTCATGCGCGCCGCGCTTAAAACCTTTGGGAAACATGCGCGGGAAGACGCTATAGTGGTTTCGGCCGCCAAAGGGGTGGAGAACGAATCGCTGTCGCTCCCATCGGAAATGATAAGGCAAACCCTGCCGGGGCCGGTGGCGGACCGGTCATGCTTTCTTTCAGGTCCCACTTTCGCAAAGGAGCTTTGCCGAAAAAGCCCCACGGCGGCCACTATCGCCTCCACAGACCTGGAATCGGCCAAAGTGGCGCAATCGGCGTTGTCCTCCTCTTTTTTTCGTCTATATGTCCATAACGACATCATCGGCGTGGAACTGGGCGGAGCCGTCAAAAACGTGATGGCCATCGCCGCCGGGATAGCCGATGGCCTGGGGTTCGGCCATAACACCAGGGCGGCGCTTATCACCCGGGGGCTTATGGAAATGTCGCGGTTAGGTGTGGCCATGGGGGGCGACCCGCGTACATTCATGGGCCTCTCCGGGTTGGGAGACCTTGTGCTTACATGCACTGGAGACCTTTCCCGCAACCGCACGGTTGGATTGAGGCTTGGACAGGGGGAGACGCTCAAGAACATTCTGGAGTCCACCCGGTCTGTAGCGGAGGGGGTGGCCACCGCAATATCGGTTAAAGGGCTTGCCCAGCGGCACAACGTGGAGATGCCCATAGCCGGGGAGGTATATTCCGCCCTGTACGAAGGGAAGGATCCGCGACAGGCGGTGCTGGACCTTATGGCGCGTGGGTTGAAATCGGAGTTTTAG
- a CDS encoding DinB family protein codes for MDGAPNLKKLFEYNAAANRRTLGSLPINGSEHERAYKVIGHAVNVERLWLNRLEHGEKAKAPEMFPILTKNELEETIDENSMDFSRILAGMGSDGLSRIVDYVTTEGDQKQSAAGDILFHVINHSTYHRGQVALLLGSGGGHAAVTDYIAFARGDF; via the coding sequence ATGGACGGGGCCCCGAACTTAAAGAAGCTTTTCGAATATAACGCCGCCGCTAACCGGCGGACGCTGGGCTCTCTCCCCATCAACGGCTCTGAACATGAGCGGGCATATAAAGTTATCGGCCATGCTGTCAACGTGGAGCGGCTATGGCTGAACCGGCTGGAGCATGGCGAAAAAGCCAAAGCTCCGGAGATGTTCCCCATACTCACAAAAAACGAGTTGGAGGAAACTATCGACGAAAACTCCATGGATTTCTCTAGAATCCTCGCTGGAATGGGGTCGGACGGCCTTTCCAGGATTGTGGACTATGTAACCACCGAAGGGGATCAAAAACAGTCCGCCGCCGGGGACATCCTTTTCCACGTGATAAACCATTCCACATACCACCGGGGCCAGGTTGCCCTGCTATTAGGAAGCGGTGGAGGCCATGCCGCGGTGACCGATTATATAG